The Phycisphaerales bacterium genome includes a region encoding these proteins:
- a CDS encoding PEP-CTERM sorting domain-containing protein (PEP-CTERM proteins occur, often in large numbers, in the proteomes of bacteria that also encode an exosortase, a predicted intramembrane cysteine proteinase. The presence of a PEP-CTERM domain at a protein's C-terminus predicts cleavage within the sorting domain, followed by covalent anchoring to some some component of the (usually Gram-negative) cell surface. Many PEP-CTERM proteins exhibit an unusual sequence composition that includes large numbers of potential glycosylation sites. Expression of one such protein has been shown restore the ability of a bacterium to form floc, a type of biofilm.) has product MYRHSLRLGAGCAALLFAFSATAAITHSTQHSTAVNGLDAQIAANDIIAGMIGTELPGDLGWHPANSNPADQLPALTDGAGLLGSGLTGLLNDFPGVGTPAKLIRYDFAAADLAEIRILSGNAGRDGRVFSTTVIRYSNNDGQSWDLLGYFQSDPSGTLNSGGGNNWASTLVTIYDDASPTLLAGATNLIFELYAVDNTGGQMRDPFDGVNPFTGVDDGLTAAFVSPLIWEIDVVEVPEPAGLLLLTLVGALAIRRR; this is encoded by the coding sequence ATGTATCGACACTCGCTGAGACTAGGGGCCGGTTGTGCCGCACTACTGTTCGCCTTTTCGGCCACCGCTGCCATCACCCACTCGACGCAACACAGCACGGCCGTCAATGGCCTCGACGCACAGATTGCCGCGAATGACATCATCGCCGGCATGATTGGCACGGAACTGCCCGGCGATCTCGGTTGGCACCCGGCCAACTCGAATCCTGCCGACCAGTTGCCGGCCCTGACGGACGGCGCGGGCCTGCTGGGCTCCGGCCTCACAGGTCTGCTCAACGACTTCCCGGGCGTCGGCACCCCCGCCAAGCTCATCCGTTACGACTTCGCCGCCGCGGACCTCGCCGAGATCCGCATTCTCTCGGGCAACGCCGGCCGCGACGGCCGTGTATTCTCGACCACGGTCATCCGCTATTCGAACAATGACGGCCAGAGCTGGGATCTGCTGGGCTATTTCCAGTCGGATCCGTCCGGCACGCTGAATTCAGGCGGTGGCAACAATTGGGCCTCGACCCTCGTCACGATTTACGACGACGCCAGCCCGACGCTGCTGGCCGGCGCCACGAACCTGATCTTCGAACTGTACGCGGTTGACAACACCGGCGGCCAGATGCGTGATCCGTTCGATGGCGTCAATCCGTTCACGGGTGTTGATGATGGCCTGACCGCCGCGTTCGTCTCTCCGCTGATCTGGGAGATCGACGTGGTTGAGGTGCCGGAACCGGCCGGTCTGCTGCTCCTCACGCTGGTGGGTGCGCTGGCTATTCGCCGCCGCTAG
- a CDS encoding beta-galactosidase: protein MMHSRISWRANATWIHTSLLLMATVSLPGCVVVAGWPPFGPPRTMDLDFEQRRLSPFGIHGPSYSHWVAEGKPHLWEEGTARLRIIRDSGARWVRQDFWWAQVEPQPGRWEWANFDRAVESYERAGVNVLAILCYGSAWGGGDSPTTPEERAAFGVYVHEMVKRYRGRIHAWEIWNEPNIQPFWSPRPDPALYAELLKVAYRAAKEADPNCVVVGGVTAGPDAAFVAGMYAHGAAGHFDVLSYHNYNQHADLDTEWPALKRLREIMAANGDAEKPIWHTENGFYTGPVGLSEEDQAARLMRYSLGLLGLGIERTFQLTVADWTDDPNSADRSVYRGLTRTDYTPKLALRAYQVMAARVGMLRAQGIFRPAPGVTGILFGAPEGFSGGSADTLVVWRDWSAPRAPACLVLGVPVVLLQDLHGGWRIERSDSGVYEIEVGREPLYILAPGETIRQSATAVRWDDPLRSTTPRDLATPLQVTLDVVPPQGVSFRIGTGDPDDRESSVEIARLVVPAPGTNRVSLNTLGFEPGRHEVWWELAPLGGVDALIVRGYRELEVLPPVRFGFDRFPQLDATAPAVPAFVEYAGAKPATGRLWVELDGRAVATQHEIELTPGAAVRTGVPLDLTAFEAGLPASVTLQLEIEEERYTVAAEKRLIACPPAPGAVRVDGDLSEWRARPPQIRPEMMRWEYVNADDPPGPDDLSVTAWLAWDERGLWFAAEVRDDVLVLPQSRHVWDWDSVQIGLDLGSDAQPATPYDGNDLEIEVGANGGGPTWCYLGACPPGWPAEDLSDRLQCAVKVDEAGGILTYEVHVPADLLVSVLKLEPDTVLGFSFLVNDNDGAGRAGWQELTPGIGMGKQPEHFAWLWLRPDE, encoded by the coding sequence ATGATGCACAGCCGAATCTCGTGGCGCGCGAACGCGACTTGGATTCACACCAGCTTGCTCTTGATGGCGACGGTGTCCCTGCCGGGCTGCGTCGTAGTCGCGGGATGGCCGCCGTTCGGACCACCCCGGACGATGGACCTTGACTTCGAGCAGCGCCGGCTCAGCCCCTTCGGCATCCACGGGCCAAGCTACTCCCACTGGGTCGCCGAGGGCAAGCCGCATCTCTGGGAAGAGGGGACCGCCCGCCTGCGCATCATCCGCGACAGCGGTGCCCGGTGGGTGCGGCAGGACTTCTGGTGGGCGCAGGTCGAGCCGCAGCCGGGAAGGTGGGAGTGGGCGAACTTCGACCGCGCGGTCGAAAGCTACGAGCGGGCCGGCGTGAATGTGCTTGCCATTCTCTGCTACGGTTCCGCGTGGGGTGGCGGTGACAGCCCGACCACGCCGGAAGAGCGCGCGGCCTTCGGTGTTTACGTGCATGAGATGGTCAAACGCTATCGTGGGCGGATTCACGCCTGGGAAATCTGGAACGAGCCGAACATTCAGCCATTCTGGTCCCCGCGGCCGGACCCGGCACTCTATGCGGAACTGCTGAAGGTTGCCTACCGCGCGGCGAAAGAGGCGGACCCGAATTGCGTGGTGGTGGGTGGGGTGACCGCCGGTCCGGATGCGGCGTTCGTTGCGGGAATGTACGCCCATGGCGCCGCTGGCCACTTCGATGTGCTCAGCTACCACAACTACAACCAGCACGCCGACCTCGACACCGAGTGGCCTGCGCTGAAGCGGCTGCGCGAAATCATGGCCGCGAACGGGGACGCCGAGAAGCCGATCTGGCATACGGAGAACGGCTTCTACACAGGGCCGGTCGGGCTCTCCGAGGAAGACCAGGCCGCGCGCCTGATGCGCTACTCACTCGGGCTGCTGGGGCTGGGGATCGAGCGGACGTTTCAGCTTACGGTGGCAGACTGGACGGACGATCCGAATTCCGCTGACCGCAGCGTGTATCGCGGGCTGACGCGCACCGACTACACGCCGAAGCTTGCGCTGCGGGCCTACCAGGTGATGGCAGCGCGAGTGGGAATGCTGCGGGCGCAGGGTATCTTTCGGCCGGCGCCAGGAGTCACCGGCATCCTGTTCGGCGCGCCCGAGGGGTTTTCCGGCGGCAGCGCCGACACGCTGGTCGTGTGGCGTGATTGGAGCGCGCCGCGCGCTCCTGCCTGCCTCGTGCTCGGCGTCCCCGTTGTCCTGCTGCAGGATCTGCACGGCGGATGGCGCATCGAGCGGTCCGACAGCGGCGTGTACGAGATAGAGGTGGGCCGCGAGCCGCTGTACATCCTCGCGCCCGGCGAGACGATTCGGCAATCCGCAACCGCGGTGCGCTGGGACGATCCGCTCCGCAGTACGACACCTCGCGATCTGGCAACCCCGTTGCAGGTCACGCTCGACGTGGTGCCGCCGCAGGGTGTGTCGTTCCGGATCGGCACGGGCGATCCCGACGATCGCGAGAGTTCGGTCGAGATCGCGCGCCTCGTTGTGCCGGCGCCCGGTACGAATCGAGTCTCGCTGAACACGCTGGGCTTCGAGCCGGGCCGGCACGAGGTGTGGTGGGAGCTTGCTCCACTCGGCGGGGTGGATGCCCTGATCGTTCGCGGGTATCGCGAGCTCGAAGTCCTGCCGCCCGTGCGTTTTGGCTTTGATCGCTTTCCACAGCTCGATGCGACCGCCCCGGCGGTTCCGGCCTTCGTCGAGTATGCCGGCGCTAAGCCGGCCACCGGCCGGCTGTGGGTCGAGCTTGATGGGCGGGCGGTTGCCACGCAGCACGAGATCGAACTTACACCCGGCGCGGCGGTGCGAACCGGTGTGCCGCTCGACTTGACCGCGTTCGAGGCCGGGTTGCCTGCATCGGTGACGCTGCAACTCGAGATCGAGGAGGAGCGGTACACTGTCGCGGCCGAGAAGCGCCTGATCGCGTGTCCGCCAGCGCCGGGGGCGGTGCGGGTCGACGGCGATCTCTCCGAGTGGCGCGCCCGCCCGCCGCAGATTCGGCCGGAGATGATGCGTTGGGAGTACGTCAACGCCGACGATCCGCCGGGGCCGGACGACCTGAGCGTAACGGCATGGCTTGCGTGGGACGAGCGTGGCCTGTGGTTCGCGGCCGAGGTGCGCGACGACGTCCTTGTCCTGCCCCAATCGCGTCATGTCTGGGACTGGGATTCGGTGCAGATCGGGCTCGACTTGGGCAGCGACGCGCAGCCCGCCACGCCCTACGACGGCAACGATCTCGAGATTGAGGTCGGGGCCAACGGGGGTGGTCCGACCTGGTGTTACCTCGGCGCGTGCCCGCCCGGCTGGCCGGCCGAGGACCTCTCCGACCGGCTGCAATGTGCTGTGAAGGTGGACGAAGCGGGCGGCATCCTGACCTACGAAGTCCATGTTCCCGCCGACCTGCTCGTCTCCGTGCTGAAGCTGGAACCGGACACGGTGCTCGGCTTCTCGTTCCTCGTGAACGACAACGACGGCGCCGGCCGCGCCGGGTGGCAGGAACTCACACCCGGTATCGGGATGGGCAAACAGCCGGAACATTTCGCGTGGCTATGGCTGCGCCCGGACGAGTAA
- a CDS encoding methyltransferase, whose amino-acid sequence MSTLTPRELVQRTLRFESTPRVPRQVWAGPLAAKAYPDELAALRRDFPDDIHGPEIHLPPVDCVRGDPEEVGTYVDEWGCAFVTLQQHVMGEVRDPLVKSYTGDLDKVRPPWAWVEINPDPVNRSCAASDGFMAALAPIRPFERMQFLRGTENLLKDIARRPAGFFTLRERVHEWACALLTHWVQTDIDGIVWYDDWGTQQNLLIRPQVWRELFKPLYADYVQIIHDAGKFAFMHSDGHIFDIYEDLIEIGIDAINSQLFCMDIEEIGRRFRGRITFWGEIDRQRLLAFGTADETRAAVQRVAQALYRGHGGVIAQCEFGPGCRPDTVRAVFEKWDRIGTGSSDVRG is encoded by the coding sequence ATGTCCACCCTGACGCCCCGCGAACTGGTGCAGCGCACACTGCGCTTCGAGTCCACCCCCCGCGTACCGCGACAGGTGTGGGCCGGACCATTGGCGGCAAAGGCCTACCCGGACGAGTTGGCGGCCCTGCGGCGTGACTTCCCCGACGACATCCACGGACCCGAGATTCACCTGCCACCCGTCGACTGCGTGCGCGGCGATCCGGAGGAGGTCGGCACTTACGTCGACGAGTGGGGCTGCGCTTTCGTCACGTTGCAGCAGCACGTGATGGGCGAGGTCCGCGACCCGCTCGTCAAGAGCTACACGGGCGACCTCGACAAGGTCCGGCCGCCGTGGGCATGGGTGGAGATCAACCCCGACCCGGTGAACCGGTCGTGCGCGGCGTCGGATGGGTTCATGGCGGCACTCGCGCCGATCCGCCCATTCGAGCGGATGCAGTTCCTGCGAGGTACGGAGAACCTGCTGAAGGACATCGCCCGCCGGCCGGCCGGTTTCTTCACGCTGCGGGAGCGCGTCCACGAGTGGGCCTGTGCGCTGCTGACGCATTGGGTGCAGACGGATATCGACGGGATCGTATGGTATGACGACTGGGGCACCCAGCAGAACCTGCTGATCCGCCCGCAGGTTTGGCGTGAGCTGTTCAAGCCGCTCTATGCGGACTACGTGCAGATCATCCACGACGCCGGCAAGTTCGCGTTCATGCACAGCGATGGCCACATCTTCGACATCTACGAAGACCTGATCGAGATCGGCATCGACGCCATCAACAGCCAGCTCTTCTGCATGGACATCGAGGAGATCGGGCGGCGTTTCCGGGGGCGCATCACTTTCTGGGGTGAGATCGACCGGCAGCGCCTGCTCGCGTTCGGCACGGCGGATGAAACGCGTGCGGCTGTGCAGCGCGTCGCGCAGGCGCTCTACCGTGGGCACGGCGGCGTCATCGCGCAGTGCGAATTCGGTCCCGGTTGCCGGCCGGACACCGTGCGGGCCGTATTCGAAAAGTGGGACCGTATCGGTACCGGATCCTCTGACGTACGGGGCTGA
- a CDS encoding carbohydrate kinase family protein, whose amino-acid sequence MSQATSADRPFDLVVAGHLCLDIIPLLPDSGARRVEELFRPGALLSVGPCTLSTGGAVSNTGLAAVRLGCRVAFNAKVGDDAYAGIIRALLGEAGSAVGIRSTPDACSSYTVVLAPPGIDRMFLHCPGANDTFGQMDVDYDLVAQARLFHFGYPPLMQRLYSDEGRELVEIFRQAKAVGATTSLDLAVPDPHSPAGRAPWERILAGVLPYVDLFLPSLEEAWFALERDTFLARKQAYGSELLDQVAAAECATLAGRFLELGAGIVVLKTGHHGLYLRSSTAATLSRFGAARPNAAAGWAERECWQTAIRPERIASATGAGDASIAGFLTALLRGHPVSECLRVAACVGCQNLAALDAVSGIRSWQETWAMAQRSDLPWLDSWIEGQNWRRAEAAGLWLGPRDRGA is encoded by the coding sequence GTGTCGCAGGCAACTTCAGCCGACCGCCCCTTTGATCTGGTCGTTGCAGGGCATCTCTGCCTCGACATCATTCCGTTGCTGCCGGACAGTGGCGCGCGCCGTGTCGAAGAGCTCTTTCGCCCGGGCGCGCTCCTCAGCGTTGGCCCCTGCACGCTCAGCACCGGCGGTGCCGTCTCCAACACCGGCCTCGCAGCCGTACGGTTGGGCTGTCGTGTCGCGTTCAACGCGAAGGTCGGCGATGATGCCTACGCCGGTATCATCCGTGCCCTGCTCGGCGAGGCCGGCAGTGCCGTCGGTATCCGCAGCACACCCGACGCTTGCAGCTCCTACACGGTTGTGCTCGCGCCGCCGGGCATCGACCGCATGTTCCTGCACTGCCCCGGTGCAAACGACACTTTCGGCCAAATGGATGTTGACTACGACCTCGTCGCACAAGCGCGCCTGTTCCACTTTGGTTACCCACCACTGATGCAGCGACTCTACTCTGATGAGGGCCGCGAGCTGGTGGAAATCTTCCGGCAGGCAAAGGCCGTCGGTGCCACCACCTCGCTCGATCTCGCCGTCCCTGACCCGCACAGTCCCGCCGGCCGCGCGCCCTGGGAGCGCATCCTCGCGGGCGTGCTACCCTATGTGGACCTCTTCCTCCCGAGTCTGGAAGAGGCCTGGTTTGCCCTGGAACGCGACACGTTTCTTGCGCGCAAGCAGGCGTACGGCAGCGAACTGCTCGACCAGGTCGCCGCCGCGGAGTGCGCCACCCTCGCCGGGCGCTTCCTCGAACTCGGCGCTGGCATCGTCGTACTCAAGACCGGCCACCACGGGCTCTACCTGCGCAGCAGCACGGCGGCCACGCTCTCACGCTTCGGCGCGGCGCGTCCGAATGCGGCCGCGGGCTGGGCCGAACGCGAGTGCTGGCAGACCGCGATCCGGCCCGAGCGGATCGCCAGTGCCACCGGCGCCGGGGACGCCTCGATTGCGGGCTTTCTCACGGCCTTGTTGCGCGGGCATCCGGTGTCAGAGTGCCTGCGTGTCGCCGCGTGCGTGGGTTGCCAGAATCTCGCAGCGTTAGATGCGGTGTCGGGTATTCGGTCATGGCAGGAAACGTGGGCCATGGCCCAACGGTCGGACCTGCCATGGCTCGATTCGTGGATCGAAGGCCAGAACTGGCGCCGCGCTGAAGCCGCTGGCCTGTGGCTCGGACCACGCGACCGTGGTGCGTAA